A region of the Candidatus Omnitrophota bacterium genome:
GCATATAGCCACAGAATATCTGTTCGCGCTTAACTGAATTATCATAAATCTCCTTTGCGGCAAAATTCCTCAGAAGTTCCACGCTCGCCAGGTCTATTTTTCGCGCATCCCGCTCAGTATGGTAGTGGCTCATGTCGGTTGAAGCTACAATCAGAATATCGTCCCGGCCGCTCGTCATATCCGCCAAAGCGCTTGCGAGTGTTTCGCAATTTGCGAAGGAACCTCCTCCGAAGGCTATGGGAACGATCCTTGCTCCGGGCAATACCTTCTTTATAAACAATAGCTGCATCTCAACGGAATTCTCGTCTGTAAAAGCCTGAGGATAAAATGATGCCTCTTTGACACGCGCCATAAGTTTTGACGCAAAATCGGAATCTACCTCTATTGCCCCTAAAGGCGTATTGAAATAGCCGTCTTTGTAAATAGATATGCCTCTAAAAGGCGCCCTGTGGCAAAATCCCAGAAGTACCACTGTTTTATAATCGCGGCCCTGAATCGCCTTATACGCATATGCGGCAACTGGTCCCGAATATACAAGCCCTGCGTGCGGAGCGATAATAGCGACGACATCGCCTTTGACCGGACTTACCTTCGCCTCTTTTAAGTAACTGTCTAGGGTGGATGAGAGGACGCTTGAAGATGCCGGATACCATGAGCCGGCGAGGTCAGCATCTTTTACCTCCGCCGTGTGGGCGGTAAATGATACGGCTATAAATAATATGATTAAGATTATTTTTTTCATCTTTTCATTTCGGAAGAGGTGTGGTGGCCCCTCCGCGCCTATCCGCCTTCGGCGGACTTAACGGCGCTGTCCCTAACGGGACTCCCTTCGGTCGCGGAACCAAACTTTGCTTCGCAAAGTTTGGTGGAGCCGACGGGAATCGAACCCGTGACTCAGCGTTGCGAACGCTGCGTAATCCCGCTTTACTACGGCCCCTGAAATTATTTCTTAATAACCGTAAAACGCCATCTGTCTCCGGCCCTTGACCAGGCGGATGTCCTTGCGTCGCGCTGTTTAACGAGCCAGCTATACATCGCCCCGTCTTCAAACATGTCGGCCGGAATATCTATAGTGCGGACGTCCCGCTTCAATTCTACGCTATATATTCTGTTGTAATTATCTTCCGATCCTTTAAATAATTCAAAACGGTACGCCTCGCGGCCGCCGCCGGGTTTCGGAAGCGAATGCCACTCAAATGTCAGGCTGTCTTTCCCCGTA
Encoded here:
- the amrB gene encoding AmmeMemoRadiSam system protein B, whose amino-acid sequence is MKKIILIILFIAVSFTAHTAEVKDADLAGSWYPASSSVLSSTLDSYLKEAKVSPVKGDVVAIIAPHAGLVYSGPVAAYAYKAIQGRDYKTVVLLGFCHRAPFRGISIYKDGYFNTPLGAIEVDSDFASKLMARVKEASFYPQAFTDENSVEMQLLFIKKVLPGARIVPIAFGGGSFANCETLASALADMTSGRDDILIVASTDMSHYHTERDARKIDLASVELLRNFAAKEIYDNSVKREQIFCGYMPVATVLLAARKIGAGNIEILQYANSGNITGDMKSVVGYVSAVIYKDSAVPGDRPGARPKGGTMLNDLQRKTLLKIARDTIESYLKTGNVLQAKENDPVLNKEMGGFVTLHKKGQLRGCIGNIIGKGPLYLTVRDMAIESATGDPRFPKVTLGEMKDIDIEISVLSELEKVKDINEIQMGVHGVLVRKGFNSGVFLPQVATETGWTKDEFMTNLCSHKAGLLPDAWKYGDVDIYIFTAEVFGEKE